The Rhinolophus ferrumequinum isolate MPI-CBG mRhiFer1 chromosome 21, mRhiFer1_v1.p, whole genome shotgun sequence region CTATAAagtggtgttttctttttaagatcagAATGGCCTTTCTTGCTTCTAATGAACTGGATGGTGTGGAAGAAAAACACTTGTCTCAAGCTCCCCATTCCCCAAGTGCCCTCCCACTGCCACAGGCATACACCCAGCTGCTGGGGGCAATCATCCGCCTCTGGCCCCTGGGACTGGTCCTGGCCAACGCGGCCGTGGGGGTACGTGGCTTTCAGAGGAAACTGGTGGTCTGGGCCTGCCTCCAGCTCCCCAGCAGCGGCCCCAGTAGTTACCCCGTCCAGACAGCACAAGAACAAGCTGGAGTCACGTCCATCCGGGCGCTGCCTCAGGTAAGCTGTGTGATGGGATGGATGGCGGTCCCACCCACAACAGCGCTGGGTCCCCCATATCCCACTGTGGAAGGCAGGAGGCAAAGCCCGAGTCCACAGCAGGAGGAGAAGAGCAGTCCTAACCCTCCCTGCTGGGGAAACCAGAAGCCTGAGCTTCCCACCTGGCTGCAGGCTTGGATTAGTGCCATGATTACAAATAAGAATTTTCCAGAGccctttctcactttttaaaaactgcttctaAATGTTCTAGCATCTCCTTTTAATTAGTCctactttaaaacaatttgggtTATGGTGATCGCTTATCCCCTCCAATGGCACTGGATTTGACACCATGTTTTCCTCAAATTGTGTCACTTGGTTTATCTCCTTTCCAGCTGTGGAAATGACAAGCAGGGGAGTCAGTAGTCCTGGTGCTCTGTTTTAATGTTATGGGCGCCAGGGAGAAAGTCGGCCCACATATAAAACAGGCTAATACTCAAGGATTGAGTGACTGGACAAGGTAGAAGTAAATATGAATTTCCATACCAGAGGGATTACTATATAGGCCATGATCTGGGTAAAATCTGCCCTGACCACAGGCAGGCCAGCCCGAGtataaacagaaatgtaaaagttTGACCTGCCAGCTTTCAGCAGTCACAAGACTGTGATAGGTGACACTCCGAAGTGGGGTATTTCCTCGTCTGTCTCACACAGAATGGATGtgaacttttatattttaatactacTTTGGACTTTGCCAATGTTTtagaataaggagaaaaaaatgttgattaattCAATCCTGCTACTGCCGTGACGCTCCTGCCAGTCCTCACCTGGCCCCACCTCCCTATATTCCCAGCATTCGCTCTGGGAGGTAACCTTAGGCCGTGGCTCTCCTGGGAACTCGGCTtaactgcctctctctctccctaggGCTCGATAAAATTTCACTGCAGAAAGTCTCCACTGCGCTATGCTGACATCTGCCCTGAACCTTCGTCCTACAGTGTTACTGGCTTTAATCAGATTCTGCTGGAAAGACACAGACTGGGCCACGTGTGATCTCTTCTCACCTTCCATCCTTACCCTGGCTGGGTGATCCATGGCGCCTTTGTTTCTACAAGGCCTTTTCCTGCCAGCTACCTTGCCAATGACATTTAATCAACACACAGCTGCCAAACTATTCCCACAGCGACTCCAAGACTCCAGGTCGGTGTGAGAGAGCAATGGCTCCCGCCTGCCTGAAAACCAGGGCTGCAGCCGCGAATCCACCAGTGGGCCCGGGGCTCCAATCTCATCTCAAGCACTCACAGGTGTCAGGGTTAGTTGTTATCAAACCAGGGTTAAGAAACATCAGGGCCACCAAGAAGTGCACATTTTAACTACCTTCACTGATCCAACTCTAATCAAACAGGATTAAGGACTACAGTGGGGCGACCCCCACCATTTCCCCACAAAGGGAATGGGAAGTCAACCTGAAATCAGCTCTAAGATTTTGGCTGGGGGAAATTTTGCATTTAGTTccttaaaaaggaacaaaactttACTATTTAAtatgttgatttatttaatttcaaacaaTTAGATATTGAACAAAGGATGATGAACAATACAACGTACCACAGAACCACCGTATCTTGGTTTTATTTAGTAACTAGTAACACTGCACAAGTTTTAACTCCAATGGGTGTGAAACTTGATAAGTTATCATTTATGCTATCTACCTTaactaccaaaaataaataacttaaaaacaacCATTTGAATGTCAAGTTTCTCTCCATAAAACATTTGCTACTTTGAGTACCCCCGTCTGCCTAACACTGAGCCCCCCGGCGATGGAGGTGAAGCCTTGCGTGACCTACCCTCCAGCAGCTGGTCTGCGTCCTGGAAATCACCGCCCTTGCTTAGGGCCCCAACCAGCTGGTCTCCTGGAGAAGGGCAGGCAGGTTCTGAGAGTCAAACACATGCCTGATCAAGTAGCAACATAATCCATCTTAAAACTCCTCATTCTGGGGTGGTTCCACGATCTTTAAACAGCAGTCAGCAAACTCCACAAACAGGGGCTCCTGCATGCAGGCTCTCATGAGCTTGGCCTTGTTGTCCCCCTGATCCAGGCTGACCATCAGCTGTCTGAGGTGTGGATTAAGCAGTAAGCTTCTTAAAGCTGCAGACTCCCCTTAAacattaacaaagaaagaaaggcaatCTGAGTTCAAATGCGAAGACATGGAGATGGTTGAAagctaaatatttcaaatacaacCAGTATGAAGGATGCTGCATCCACTTAACCTTTAAACCCACAAATTAACCCCAATGCTTCACATAAGCAGGGTGAGATCAGCATATCCAATGATTTCCAAGTTAAATGCTATCACACTCCTGTTCTTGgtgtctttgtaaatattttaactttatgCCATTTCAgctaagaaaaagtattttactaGCACAAATACAGAGAACAGCATTAGCCTGTtggcatgttttctttctttacagatGTGTAGGTTCTCAGTAGTGAGGACAGTTATACCACATACTCTAAATGATGCTCCAGCACAGAGCAGGACAGGCGGCAGTCACCTGACACTCACATCCATGTGATACTTTCCAGTTTACAGAATTGTTCACACCAgtcccagctcagctccaacctCTATCTAATCATTGCCATGGGACTGGATGCAAAGCACCACCTGTCATGCTGActgtgaaatgagaatgaaaataatgccCCCCTTTAGGAACTACCCTGGCCCATTAATTATATAGGTAACAGAACTGCTATTGGGCCTGACTGAGCAGTCCTACAAAAATGCTAGGTATTATTAACACCTGAATCCCTCCAAAACTATATCCAGGGATTACCCAGTCTGTATTCATGGCTGGACCATGAACTGAGCACTAGAAACGTGGGAATAAATGCAGCTCCCTCCCCTACAAATTGGTGAGGGATACAAATTACCATAAAATCTGGTGAGTGGTATATTACAAGGCACCACGGGAAGCTGGAAAAGGGTGTACTTACAGAGTCAAAAGGTCAAAAGTTTAAATGAGGAACGGAAACTCAAACCAAGCCTCAAAGGAGAATTTTGCCAACCCACAAAGCCAGTATGATTCCAGGCCAAGAGAACGGCCCTGTAGGCGGGCTGAGGTGTTTATGAAACCACGTGGCCAGAGGAAGGGCTCCACACGCCGTATTCAAGTACTGGAtgactttaaaaatcacattctCCCTCATCCACTGCTGGTAGGAGTGCAGACTGGCGCAACCGCTATAGAAGGccgtgtggaggctcctcaaacaATGACGaacagaattaccgtatgacccggcaatccctctcctgggtatccacccaaacaatctgaaaacatttatccataaagacacgtgtgctccaatgttcattgcagctttgtttacggtggccaagacatggaaacaaccacaatgtccttcgacagatgaatggataaagaagttgtggtatatatacacaatggaatactattcggcggtaagaaaagatgatataggaacatttgtgacaacatggctggatcttgagagtataatgctaagcgaaataagtcagacaggaaaagcagggaaccatatgatttcactgatatgtggtatataaaccaaaaacaacaaaagaacaagacaaacaaatgagaaacaaaatctcatagacacagacaatagtttagtggttaccagagggtaaggggggtgaggggtgggagatgagggtaaaggggatcaaatatatggtgatggaaggaaaactgactctgggtggtgaacacacaatggggtttatagatgatgtgatacagaattgtacacctgaaagctatgtaactttactaacaactgtcaccccaataaacttaaaaaaaaaatcacattctatACAAAAGATTAAATGTCTCTCAATGGCTGACAAAGAATAAGCACAGCACGGACTTACCTAAATTCTTCAAATTCTGCAAAGAAACTCTGTCCTCTTCCTCATCACTATTGAGAAAATCAGCTATCGAGTCGTCGTCATCATCTGAGGAGTATATAATGCAATCAACTGCTTATGACTATAAAGCGAGCCCAGGTGCCAGATTAACTACTCCAACAGATAAAATGCACACAGGTGACAGCAACAGGTATGCAAGTAGGtatagataaaataaacaaaaataacctcTTCTCTGGAATTTGTGACTATACCAACATTCCTCTTTCAGGAAAGGGAAGTGAAAGAACAACACAGATTACATTAACACATGCACCCTAGTGTTCACACGCTTACTCTGTATGTTGCCCTGTGGTTTTTGGGCTTGGAGGCTGATTTTGCCAATTCTTATCGCCCCACCTCCCTCACCATGGCTCCAGCTCTTTGATGGGCCAATACACTAGGTGTGCTCTACAAAAACCTGCTAACATGAACTCCTTATGCTTTCAGTACAGACAGAAATTGCTGGCAGTGTCTGAACCCAACAAAGTTTCTCAAAGAGCAGAAAGGGGCTATCCCCTTACTAGGAGTGTGTAAGACCTGTTTGGTGGCACCAGGAGGAGCTGCTTTCAGAGCCTGGCAAGGTGCATGACCCCCAGGAGGTATTAAAggctggctgggtggctgggGTGACAGCCCACTACTAACATGAGCTGGGAGGAGCCCCCAGCAGCAGCAAGGTGACCCAGGCCAAAGGCAGCCTCCCACCGAGGCCCAGCTCAGGGGAACGGACAGCTCTGGCCAGGCCCAGGGAGAGACCCAGAGCCATGACTGGAGAAGGCTCCTGCCAGCAGGGTGCACCCCTCACCCCCTAAACCACCCTCTGCCTCCCGCCCCTATTTTTCTTGTCCTGAATGATGCCTTCAGGCTGCTCTATACTGTCACCCCTGAGGACATGTGATCCCACGTCTGGTGCTCAGGCCTAAGGAAGCTGCTGCTCCCTCATGAAGCCTTGGTTCTTgactccctgccccagcccaagtcccctctcctctttcctttcaacTTATTCTATTTGAAACCCGTTTCTAGTTTGGTTTGTTTGAAGTCAACCAACCCACCTTTGTTTTCCATCGGCTTTTTAGTTTTTGCAGTAACAGctgatctcatttttttctccacaggATGAGTTTCGGGATTGCACTGCTCTGAAAGAAACACAAAGTTCAGGAGCACATCACCTCCGTCTTAGTGACAAGGCTGCACCTCCCCTCTGAGCCCGCATCTAGGTGGGAGCATACGCAGGAGTAAGggatgtgggtgggggtggaacTGGCTGTAGAGGAAGTGAGAGATCAAATCAAGGGGCAGTATAACAAACAAAAGCAACGTTGAACCTGGCAAAAGGCCTCATGGGCCCCTAGGACCTGTCCCTATCCTTCCTTGCTCTGCCTTATCTCACAGGGCTTTCATTAACGATTAAGTGGCACAATGACTTCAATTAGCACCAAACTATTTTCTCAGCAGTTTCAGATACCAAACGTGCATGTACCCCATGCTCCCTGGGAATACACAGATGAAAGTCATCAGTCCCACTTCAAAGGGGTTTAGTCGTATGGATGACAGCGAGAGAGATGGATGTGAAGGATTTGCTGATCTAAGTCACCCGAGAGGGCCTGGAGACACGCCCAAGAAGAGTCCTGGAGGGGGAAGCATTGCCAAGCAGAAAGAGCATCCCTGGCAGAGAGAAAGGTCTATGGCTGGACAGGACCCTTGAAACAGGGTTGGGTGCAAGGAGATGGGGATGAGCAACTGCCGGCTGAttggcagggcagggctggcaggcGGCTGGGGCCCAAGTGGAGAAAGCAGGAACAAAACAATGCCATCCATACATAGCAGGTTCACCTTTCCTCCCAAGACAGGTATCTCTCAGCAAGGGTACTACTATGTTCAGGGTGGAAAAGTCTTGAATGGTGTAAGACAGTCTCACACCGCAGGATATTAAAATACCAATAACCAGAAGTACCACGGACCCCTCCTCAGCTACTGTAACAAAAACATTGTGAAAGCCTATCTCCCTAGGGAGAGCAATATcccagttaagaaccactgaCCTCCTTTGCCAGGGAGACTGGAGTTTTCAACAAGGGAGTGAATTGCTCAAATTTACATTTCAGACAATTCACCGTGGCAGAAGCAGGGCCATACAGCCAAGAGCTCACTGGCGATTACCCTAGGGGTGCGATTACCCTAGGGGTGCGGAGAGGGCCCTCATTGGGCTGCAGGATAAGAGGAAGTGTTTCGTACCCAGCTCCTCAACCCGATTCCCAGTTCTAGCTCTTTCCTATCTTTAGTTGAAAGGTTTCTTTCTGAAATGCTCCAGAGATGTTAGAAAAAAAGCGCGTGGGGTTGGAGGTGCTGTGAACCAGAGACTGGAGGGGATGGAACAAGAGGCAAACAACAAGCAAGGAACTTTAAGAGTCAACCAATCAAGAGGTTGTGGGAAAGGGCTCTGAGGGTTGAGAAGAGGCACCAGATTGGAgagttattaataaaatgtacacttgaggggcagccggatggctcagttggttatagagtgtgagctctgaacaaggttgtgggttcaattccttgcatgggatggtgggctgcgccccctgcaactaagattgaaaacggcgactggacttggagctgagctgcgccctccccaactagattgaaagacaacgacttggagctgatgggccctggagaaacaccgttccctaataaaataaaataaaataaaataaaataaaataaaataaaatgtacacttGACAACATTAACAGCCAAGCGCATTGCTCCTTATTGTAAACAGATCTACCTCATTGTTTCTAacaggacatttttttaaaaaaaatggttttgttaACCTTCTGCCAAATGGTGAGGGGCTGCGTCGAAACACTAAGATGAAGAAACAGCTGGGGTAGACTTTTCTGGGAATATCGGTCgactatttttaaagaagacaaaaggGACGGTACGTAGAAGGCAGAGCAGAAGAAAGGTTTTTGATCGTTCAAAATCCGAAGAAGCATTCACAGTCAGAGGTCTCCCCAGGGGATCTGACAGGTTCGGGCGCAAGGCCGGGAGGGAGCGCGGCCTGAGGGATCCACGTCCCCGAGATCGCCGCGGGACATGTGGGCTGCGCCGCACGAGGAGAGGGCCCGGGGCGGAGGCTGGGACGCGGGGACCTTACCTTTGTGGTTCCGGAAACAGGTCACGGAGCAGCTGTAACAACAGAACCCACAGGCTGCGTCAGTCCCGAAAGCCGCGAGGACCCTCCCTCAACCCCTGCCCTCCTGTTGCCCTCGCCTCCCATGATCCTGGCACTCACTAGGGCACGCGGCAGGTGGGGCAGCGGTAATTGGGCTTTTCCAAGCATATCACGCAGACCACGGTGCTACAATTGAGAGACGCCATGATCTCTCACCGGCCTTCCTTCCACTCCCCTCATTGCGCGCTTTTTCTTCCGCTTCCTTAACCAGGACCAATCAGCGCGCAGCACTAACTTGCAGTCAAAAGCAATTGATTGATCCTGCTCATTGTTCCAGGCCTGATAAGGAGAAAGTCGATACACTCGATGTGCATCCAGTAGCTGCATCAAATTAGGTCACCAGAACTTGTCGTGGAGCCCtatccctgtccctgtccctacgTGGCCATGTGACTTCAAGCAAGTCATCATTGCTTTTCAGTTCTGTTGTCCCGCATGTAAATGTCATTTACCTTCTGGCTTGGACTTTATGAATCTTGGACCCACATTGGGTTCTCCCCACACATCTCGTTTGTTTACCTCTAGCAAATGAGAAGTCCAAACACTGGCCGAAGTAGAATGGGTTAGATCACGTGAAACACACGTGCCCTTCCCAGCTTAGGCCATTTTTCTCACAGAAGAGAAAGATGAGTTTTGGCCACTGACAAACGTTCATTTAGCTCCAACTGTGAGCCCTCCAGTGCCCAGATACTGGGTTGGGGACACCTGGAGATTAGCAGAGGCTGTCTCTGCCCCCCTGGAAGCTTAAGGCTTAGagtgaaggcagagggagaggtaAGAGGGAAGAGACTCAGTCTTAAGGTAGTGTGGTGCTAGCCTGCACTTGCACGACCCCGAGAGTGAGCTGCCTTCTTACATTTTGCACCCTAGGttcctcacttgcctcaccctaatCCCAGCCCTGAGTGGGATAGATTACCCATGGAAGAGACTTCTGGTCCAAAGGTGGGGATCCTGGCCTAATGAATCCAGATAGGTGAACTGTGATGGGCCTTGAATGCCAACTCAGGCTTTAGGAATAGACAAAGTCACGTTTTATTGGGAGCTCTGCTCTTCCTTGAATCCCTGAGCATGGGCCAGCCTAATCAGGGCTCCCACCCTACATGAGCAGTGCCCTCTTTGGGCTATCAGTCCCTCACACTAAGCGCCTCTCCCTTTGGATCAACCCTCAGGATCCCACCACTCTAAGGGGCCTCCAGACTGTCATCTGTGGGAGGAATCTGCTACAACCAAGGCTGCCATTTGAGTCTTAGCTCAAACCTctccctggctgtgtgacttggagaGATTGGTTACCCTCTCTGAGTTCCCTCATCTATTAGAGTGGACATTTAGGCCTACTTTCCTGAGCTGTTATGAGGCAGAGAGGAGACCATGTATAAAGTGCTACGAAAAGTTATTTACATGATATCTCAACATTTCTGTAACTCTCCTGGAGCTCTGGTCCCAATCCCATGAGCACAGGTCATAGGCTTCAAGTCCCTCAAAGCCAGGGTACGGGGGAGCTCAGGATTCTCTGAAAGGATTCTGCTGTCAGCCTCTGTGAGCTGTGCTGGGTGGGGTTGGGCATCAGGCAACTAGCCATCCCTCCTCTAGCTTTACCAGACTGTCCAGAGGACACTCTCTAGTCCTCCGTGCTGAAGCAGCATTGGCTCCTTTGGCTGCCTACCTGCCCTGGCATGCAGCTGCCCCTGCCTCCAACCTCCAACCGGGACCCAGGCCGAAATCCAAGATGCATCCACACTGACCCAATAATCTACAGCGTTCCTTGTTTTCCTCAACAGTTGTGACAATGCTGGTTTGAACCAGAAGCATCCCAGAAGGTCCATGCTTATGTGGATAGGCCAGAGAAGGTCAGTGACTTGTCGGGCCATTCTTGAATCCCATGCCCTGTCTGGCACCAGTAGAAATTGCCCACTATGGATATCACCAGTGCCTGCTGCAGACTTTTCTTGTGACTTGTGTTTGGAGGCTGAGGCCACGGAGAGTCTCCACAATTTTCTGGGCTCAACCACATCCAAACCACGCTGACACCCCTACCTTCAGGTCCAGAGATGGtgactccagaaaaaagaaaaaattcttggAATTTCTCCCCCATACATATTCCATGCAGTAAACATAGCCCTCCCTCTGCTCTGGGAGACCCCCAGCTTCCATGGATAGCCACACCCCTGCTGCTCCAATTTCCAG contains the following coding sequences:
- the ZNHIT3 gene encoding zinc finger HIT domain-containing protein 3, which translates into the protein MASLNCSTVVCVICLEKPNYRCPTCRVPYCSVTCFRNHKEQCNPETHPVEKKMRSAVTAKTKKPMENKDDDDDSIADFLNSDEEEDRVSLQNLKNLGESAALRSLLLNPHLRQLMVSLDQGDNKAKLMRACMQEPLFVEFADCCLKIVEPPQNEEF